The following are encoded in a window of Persicobacter psychrovividus genomic DNA:
- a CDS encoding NarK family nitrate/nitrite MFS transporter produces the protein METPKVGKATKINLFSLKTIHMKTFHLTWLAFFFCFFGWFGIAPLMAIVREELMLSKAQIGNIIISSVAITVFARLGIGWLCDKIGPRITYSVLLIVGAIPVIFIGLADSYESFMLFRLAIGVIGASFVITQYHTSVMFAPNVVGTANATTAGWGNLGGGVTQMVMPLIFGGFVALGYTETISWRYAMVVPGIVLVILGIAYYYVTTDTPEGNIADLKKKDPNYAMKAKEKEGAFMDALKDRRVWALFFIYAACFGVELTINNIAAIYYKDFFSLDLKTAGLIAGLFGLMNLFARSLGGFFGDKFGIKYGLKGRVMFLFAVLFVEGLALMLFSQMTILPVAIATMIVFSLFVQMSEGATYSVVPFINKKAIGSVSGIVGAGGNAGAVMAGFLMKSENISYPEALLIIGGCVTLVSFLSFVVRFSAVEEKTAATEMAEELSASEEAVLSPA, from the coding sequence ATGGAAACTCCTAAAGTTGGTAAAGCAACCAAAATCAACCTCTTCAGTCTGAAGACCATTCACATGAAGACTTTCCACCTGACCTGGCTGGCATTCTTCTTCTGTTTCTTCGGCTGGTTCGGTATCGCCCCTTTAATGGCCATCGTTCGCGAAGAACTCATGCTCTCCAAGGCACAGATCGGTAACATCATTATCTCCTCTGTGGCTATCACGGTATTTGCCCGCCTGGGTATCGGCTGGCTTTGTGACAAGATCGGTCCACGGATCACCTATTCTGTGCTGCTGATTGTCGGTGCCATTCCAGTGATTTTCATCGGCCTTGCCGACAGTTATGAGTCGTTCATGCTTTTCCGTCTGGCGATTGGGGTTATCGGTGCTTCATTTGTGATCACCCAGTACCATACGTCGGTAATGTTTGCGCCTAATGTAGTGGGAACTGCCAATGCAACAACTGCTGGCTGGGGTAACCTTGGTGGTGGTGTAACGCAGATGGTTATGCCTTTGATTTTCGGTGGATTTGTTGCTTTGGGTTATACTGAAACCATCTCATGGAGATATGCCATGGTTGTTCCAGGTATTGTATTGGTCATCCTCGGTATCGCTTATTATTATGTAACTACGGATACCCCAGAGGGTAATATTGCAGACCTTAAAAAGAAAGATCCTAACTATGCGATGAAAGCCAAAGAAAAAGAAGGTGCTTTCATGGATGCTTTGAAGGATCGTCGTGTGTGGGCTTTATTCTTCATCTATGCAGCATGTTTCGGTGTGGAATTGACGATCAACAACATTGCAGCTATTTATTATAAAGATTTCTTCTCTCTTGACCTTAAAACTGCTGGTCTGATTGCTGGTCTTTTCGGACTGATGAACTTGTTTGCACGTAGCCTTGGTGGATTCTTCGGCGATAAATTCGGTATCAAGTATGGGCTGAAAGGCCGTGTGATGTTCCTTTTCGCGGTGTTGTTCGTTGAAGGGCTTGCCTTGATGTTGTTCTCACAGATGACCATCCTTCCGGTAGCAATTGCCACCATGATTGTCTTCTCGCTATTCGTTCAAATGTCTGAAGGTGCAACCTATTCTGTGGTACCATTCATCAACAAAAAGGCGATTGGTTCTGTATCCGGTATTGTTGGAGCAGGTGGTAATGCAGGTGCGGTAATGGCCGGCTTCCTGATGAAATCAGAAAACATCTCTTACCCAGAGGCTTTATTGATCATCGGTGGTTGCGTTACCCTGGTATCCTTCCTGTCGTTTGTAGTAAGATTCTCAGCTGTAGAAGAAAAAACTGCCGCTACGGAAATGGCCGAAGAGTTGTCTGCTTCTGAAGAAGCGGTGCTTAGCCCGGCATAA
- a CDS encoding molybdopterin-dependent oxidoreductase: protein MTPSTPHQFKSTCSYCGVGCGIVVNKDHQGRLSVEGNEDYPVNRGMLCSKGMNLHHVVADQTDRLLHPMMRWHKAMPRQRVRWDQAIDRMAAVFKSTIAKHGPDSVGFYVSGQCTTEEYYLANKLAKGFLKTNNLDTNSRLCMSSAVVGYKKALGEDAVPIAYADIELADTFLITGANPAWCHPILFRRLEQHKAAQPEVKVICVDPRRTQTAAQADLHLQIIPGTDIILHHAIARGLIEQGWVDYDFVQNKTEGFAEAKGAAFKRSLREAAQMCGISMQDLTLAIRYIGQAKNLISMWTMGLNQSSIGVDKNLSLLNIHLITGQIGRAGAGPFSLTGQPNAMGGREVGGMANLLSAHRDLNNPAHRQEVADFWGVEEVAAKPGFTATEIIDALQSGDLKVLWIICTNPSVSLPDAIQADLAMQKGTFVIVQDISNRADTIDWADVVLPAAGWLEKEGTMTNSERRISYIPKVVDAPGEALPDTEILMRFAKKMGFHGFDFETVADIYDEHCALTKGTNIDISGLSHQRLKTEGSFQWPVPHPTHPGTPRLFEDQKFYTPSTKAQLFAITEDQYVAELPTEEYPLILTTGRIRDQWHTMTRTGKVNKLQQHIPQPFLEIHPLDANMKGIKEGMPVRVSNERGTVEVCAKITEDIRPGVVFLPMHWGKRISHRKSRANNLTANRVDPVSKEPDFKYSHVQVEKIEWPKKHIVIIGAGAAAYRFIQSYRHWNKQDDITVLSKEETPFYNRVLLPEYINGEKPWEELLKMQKQEWDQLNINVVLNAEATSIDREGKQVFDQQGNVYAYDDLVLCTGSRAFIPRGVPMQLPEVLSMRTRADADRLKKNLKAGSKVLIVGGGLLGLELAAALVEVDVKISMVQLSDRLMERQLDYLAADLLQQHMRNLGVKIYFNNLVQTVFPHRNGGLKVGLKSGTQLQADYIVYAIGTRPNIELAEAAGLSCGRGVKVDGHLKTSDPHIYAMGEIAEFQHQLFGITAAAEEQADICARVLCGDSSTAYQGSTLMNILKIPNLDLCSVGMPFVAKEDQSKYEVIINSDPSKYYYKKCIVHNDRLVGTILLGDKSEFAHFKTLISEGTELGEEREQLLRGNSEKVPMLGKLVCSCNNVGDGNIEQAIAGGCQEFNTLCKSTGAGLGCGSCKPEVQQILNRELENLASPVLND, encoded by the coding sequence ATGACTCCAAGTACACCTCATCAATTTAAATCAACCTGTTCTTATTGTGGGGTAGGTTGCGGCATTGTAGTCAACAAAGATCATCAGGGCCGCCTGTCCGTGGAAGGGAACGAGGATTACCCTGTGAACCGCGGAATGCTCTGTTCAAAAGGCATGAACCTCCACCATGTGGTGGCTGACCAAACCGACCGCCTTCTTCACCCCATGATGCGCTGGCACAAAGCGATGCCACGGCAACGGGTCCGCTGGGATCAGGCCATTGACCGGATGGCTGCTGTATTCAAAAGCACCATCGCCAAACATGGCCCTGACAGTGTCGGCTTTTATGTTAGCGGACAATGTACCACTGAAGAGTATTACCTGGCCAACAAACTGGCCAAGGGTTTCCTGAAAACCAATAACCTCGACACCAACAGCCGCCTGTGCATGTCATCGGCGGTAGTCGGTTACAAAAAAGCACTTGGAGAGGATGCCGTTCCTATTGCCTATGCGGATATCGAGCTTGCCGACACCTTCCTGATCACGGGGGCGAACCCTGCCTGGTGCCATCCGATTCTTTTCAGAAGACTCGAACAGCACAAAGCAGCACAGCCAGAAGTGAAAGTGATTTGTGTCGATCCGCGCAGAACTCAAACTGCCGCACAGGCCGATTTGCACCTGCAGATTATCCCGGGTACCGATATTATTTTGCACCATGCCATTGCCCGAGGCCTGATTGAACAGGGCTGGGTGGATTATGATTTTGTGCAGAACAAAACCGAAGGATTTGCGGAAGCCAAAGGCGCCGCATTTAAAAGAAGCCTGCGGGAAGCCGCCCAAATGTGTGGCATCTCCATGCAAGACCTCACCCTGGCCATCCGCTACATCGGGCAGGCCAAAAACCTGATTTCCATGTGGACCATGGGACTCAACCAAAGTTCTATTGGGGTCGATAAAAACCTCAGCCTGCTGAACATTCATTTGATTACCGGCCAGATAGGCCGCGCGGGTGCCGGCCCATTCTCCCTTACCGGTCAGCCCAATGCCATGGGCGGACGGGAAGTCGGTGGTATGGCCAACCTGCTTTCTGCGCACCGCGACCTGAACAACCCCGCCCACCGACAGGAAGTGGCGGATTTTTGGGGTGTGGAAGAAGTAGCCGCCAAGCCAGGATTTACCGCTACAGAGATTATCGACGCCCTTCAAAGTGGCGACTTGAAAGTCCTTTGGATTATCTGTACCAACCCCTCTGTAAGCTTGCCAGATGCCATTCAGGCCGACCTGGCCATGCAAAAGGGTACGTTTGTCATTGTTCAGGACATCTCCAACCGAGCCGACACCATCGACTGGGCAGATGTTGTATTGCCTGCTGCCGGATGGCTCGAAAAAGAAGGCACCATGACCAATTCCGAACGACGGATCAGCTATATCCCCAAGGTGGTCGATGCCCCGGGCGAAGCTTTGCCCGACACCGAAATCCTCATGCGATTTGCCAAAAAAATGGGCTTCCACGGCTTTGATTTCGAAACCGTAGCAGACATTTACGATGAGCACTGCGCTCTGACCAAAGGCACCAATATTGATATCAGTGGCCTTTCTCATCAACGACTGAAGACCGAAGGCTCTTTCCAGTGGCCGGTACCTCACCCGACCCACCCAGGAACGCCCCGTTTGTTTGAAGATCAAAAATTCTATACCCCAAGCACCAAAGCACAGCTTTTTGCCATCACTGAAGACCAATATGTGGCGGAATTGCCTACGGAAGAATATCCTTTAATCCTGACCACAGGCCGTATTCGAGATCAGTGGCATACCATGACCCGAACGGGAAAAGTCAATAAACTCCAGCAGCATATTCCGCAGCCCTTCCTGGAGATTCACCCACTGGACGCCAACATGAAAGGCATAAAAGAAGGCATGCCTGTACGCGTTTCCAATGAACGGGGGACGGTGGAAGTTTGTGCAAAAATAACAGAGGACATCCGTCCGGGGGTGGTCTTTTTGCCTATGCACTGGGGAAAGCGGATCAGTCACCGGAAGTCCCGCGCCAACAACCTGACGGCCAACCGTGTCGATCCTGTTTCCAAAGAGCCGGATTTCAAGTATTCGCATGTTCAGGTAGAAAAAATTGAGTGGCCCAAAAAGCACATCGTCATTATCGGTGCCGGTGCTGCCGCTTACCGATTTATTCAATCTTACCGCCACTGGAATAAGCAGGATGATATTACCGTGCTCAGCAAAGAAGAAACACCTTTCTATAATCGAGTACTGCTGCCAGAATATATCAATGGTGAAAAACCGTGGGAAGAATTGCTGAAAATGCAAAAACAGGAATGGGATCAGCTGAACATCAATGTGGTGCTCAATGCCGAAGCCACCAGCATCGATCGAGAAGGAAAACAGGTCTTCGATCAGCAGGGCAATGTGTATGCCTATGATGACCTCGTGCTTTGTACAGGCAGCCGTGCATTTATCCCGCGGGGTGTTCCTATGCAGTTGCCGGAAGTCCTGAGCATGCGTACACGCGCAGATGCCGACCGACTGAAGAAAAATCTGAAAGCCGGCTCGAAAGTCCTGATTGTTGGGGGTGGTTTGCTCGGGCTCGAACTTGCCGCCGCCCTTGTGGAAGTGGATGTGAAAATCTCGATGGTACAGCTCAGTGACCGACTGATGGAAAGACAGCTCGACTACCTGGCGGCAGATCTTTTGCAGCAGCATATGAGAAACCTTGGGGTGAAAATTTACTTCAACAACCTGGTACAGACGGTATTTCCGCACCGCAATGGCGGACTGAAAGTAGGACTGAAATCAGGGACACAACTACAGGCCGATTACATTGTATATGCCATTGGAACCCGCCCAAATATCGAGCTTGCTGAAGCAGCAGGTTTGTCTTGCGGGCGTGGCGTGAAAGTCGATGGGCACCTGAAAACAAGCGATCCGCACATTTATGCCATGGGGGAAATTGCAGAATTCCAGCACCAGCTGTTCGGGATTACTGCCGCGGCAGAAGAGCAGGCCGACATCTGTGCGAGGGTGCTTTGCGGCGACTCCTCCACAGCATATCAGGGCTCCACTTTAATGAACATCCTGAAGATCCCCAACCTCGACCTTTGTTCGGTAGGGATGCCGTTTGTGGCCAAAGAGGATCAGTCAAAATATGAAGTGATCATTAATTCTGACCCCTCGAAGTATTATTACAAAAAATGCATTGTTCATAACGACCGATTGGTCGGCACCATTTTGCTGGGCGACAAAAGTGAGTTTGCACATTTCAAAACACTGATCTCTGAAGGCACCGAACTTGGCGAAGAACGCGAGCAACTCCTGCGGGGCAACAGCGAAAAAGTGCCCATGCTCGGGAAGCTCGTCTGTTCCTGCAATAATGTTGGGGATGGCAATATTGAGCAGGCCATTGCTGGAGGCTGCCAGGAGTTCAATACCCTTTGCAAAAGCACAGGAGCAGGCTTGGGCTGTGGTTCCTGTAAGCCGGAGGTGCAGCAAATCCTCAACCGTGAGCTCGAGAACCTCGCCTCGCCTGTACTCAACGATTAA